One stretch of Prunus persica cultivar Lovell chromosome G1, Prunus_persica_NCBIv2, whole genome shotgun sequence DNA includes these proteins:
- the LOC18792568 gene encoding LOW QUALITY PROTEIN: probable carotenoid cleavage dioxygenase 4, chloroplastic (The sequence of the model RefSeq protein was modified relative to this genomic sequence to represent the inferred CDS: deleted 2 bases in 1 codon) has translation MDAFSSSFLSTFPTQNLSLSPAIATPKFSISSVRIEERPSSPPPASKPTSTKAPQPPKTPSPPLTTKARDYNNASTFSAAKKGTDPTLPAVIFNALDDIINNFIDPPLRPSVDPKHVLSNNFAPVDELPPTECEIIQGSLPPCLDGAYIRNGPNPQYLPRGPYHLFDGDGMLHSVRISKGRAVLCSRYVKTYKYTIERDAGYPILPSVFSGFNGLTASATRGALSAARVFTGQYNPANGIGLANTSLAFFGNQLYALGESDLPYSLRLTSNGDIQTLGRHDFDGKLFMSMTAHPKIDPETGEAFAFRYGPLPPFLTYFRFDANGTKQPDVPIFSMVTPSFLHDFAITKKYAIFVDIQIGMNPIDMITKGASPVGLDPSKVPRIGVIPRYAKDETEMRWFDVPGFNIIHAINAWDEEDAIVMVAPNILSAEHTMERMDLIHASVEKVRIDLKTGIVSRQPISTRNLDFAVFNPAYVGKKNKYVYAAVGDPMPKISGVVKLDVSNVEHKECIVASRMFGPGCYGGEPFFVAREPENPEADEDDGYVVTYVHDEKAGESSFLVMDAKSPRLDIVADVRLPRRVPYGFHGLFVKESDLNKL, from the exons ATGGAtgccttctcttcctctttcctATCCACATTTCCCActcaaaat ctctctctctctcctgccATAGCAACCCCCAAGTTCAGCATTTCCTCTGTTAGAATTGAAGAAAGACCATCAAGCCCACCACCAGCTTCAAAACCCACCTCCACAAAAGCACCACAGCCTCCAAAAACTCCATCCCCGCCACTAACAACAAAAGCTCGCGATTACAACAATGCTTCAACATTCTCTGCGGCAAAAAAAGGAACAGATCCTACGCTACCTGCGGTGATCTTCAACGCTTTGGATGACATCATAAACAACTTCATAGACCCTCCACTGCGCCCTTCTGTGGACCCAAAGCACGTCCTCTCCAACAACTTTGCTCCGGTTGATGAGCTTCCTCCGACCGAGTGTGAGATCATACAGGGCTCCCTACCGCCGTGCCTCGACGGTGCCTACATCCGCAATGGCCCGAACCCGCAGTACCTTCCGCGTGGGCCCTACCACCTGTTTGACGGAGACGGCATGCTTCACTCTGTTAGGATCTCCAAAGGCCGTGCCGTGCTGTGCAGCCGCTATGTCAAGACCTACAAATACACCATTGAGCGTGATGCTGGCTACCCTATTCTTCCCAGCGTCTTCTCTGGCTTCAACGGCCTCACTGCCTCCGCCACACGTGGCGCTCTCTCCGCTGCCCGCGTCTTTACAG GCCAATACAATCCTGCTAATGGCATTGGTCTTGCAAACACAAGTTTGGCTTTCTTTGGCAACCAACTTTATGCGCTTGGCGAGTCTGATCTCCCTTATTCTTTGCGTTTGACATCCAATGGAGATATCCAAACTCTGGGACGCCATGATTTTGATGGCAAGCTCTTCATGAGCATGACGGCTCATCCAAAGATAGACCCTGAAACAGGGGAGGCCTTTGCCTTCCGCTACGGCCCCTTGCCTCCATTTCTAACATACTTTCGGTTTGATGCAAACGGCACAAAGCAGCCAGACGTGCCCATATTTTCTATGGTCACTCCATCGTTCCTCCACGACTTTGCAATCACAAAAAAATATGCCATCTTTGTTGACATACAAATTGGCATGAACCCAATTGACATGATCACCAAAGGAGCATCGCCTGTTGGCTTGGACCCTTCCAAGGTGCCTAGAATCGGAGTGATCCCGCGATACGCGAAAGATGAAACGGAGATGAGGTGGTTTGATGTGCCTGGTTTTAACATCATACATGCCATCAATGCTTGGGATGAAGAGgatgctatagtgatggtggCACCAAACATTTTGTCAGCAGAGCACACAATGGAGAGAATGGATTTGATCCATGCTTCGGTTGAGAAAGTTAGGATTGATCTCAAGACAGGGATTGTGTCAAGGCAACCCATCTCCACAAGAAATCTAGACTTTGCTGTGTTCAATCCGGCTTATGTGgggaagaagaacaagtaTGTTTATGCAGCTGTGGGTGATCCAATGCCTAAGATATCAGGGGTGGTGAAATTAGATGTGTCCAATGTGGAGCACAAGGAGTGTATAGTGGCTAGCAGGATGTTTGGGCCAGGGTGCTATGGGGGTGAGCCGTTTTTCGTGGCTAGAGAGCCCGAGAATCCGGAGGCAGATGAGGACGATGGGTACGTGGTGACGTATGTTCATGATGAGAAGGCAGGAGAATCAAGCTTCTTGGTGATGGATGCCAAGTCTCCTCGGCTTGATATTGTGGCAGATGTGAGGCTGCCCCGGCGGGTGCCTTATGGCTTCCATGGACTCTTTGTGAAGGAAAGTGATCTCAACAAGTTGTAG
- the LOC18788927 gene encoding uncharacterized protein LOC18788927: protein MEMENNLMMKNQKLEAFDILRKALVISARNTNFFIFTILTSLPLFCFLVYYESVLQKFLVQISEILKQPLDDLDYVWIIPFDTTRKMNKEYTDGFIHLGLLYLVPLHLLELSTVLVVVDLASKMYTEERPLMTLKEMLHIPLDKTRLKGTFITSLYFLVFSTCALLGLIWLATTYFVVFKGAMYDLFFAVWCGPSFAALLAIYLAWSAVWNGSLVISVLEGTYGIKAFALAIYFSSGSEWRGILLMLMFFAWEVSLRLPCIYIGCYGRGINYIGVVAQISLFCFGNVVKWVACTIYFCDCKNRALEKRLMMKGTTGESCG, encoded by the coding sequence ATGGAGATGGAGAACAACCTTATGATGAAGAATCAGAAGCTGGAAGCCTTTGATATTCTCAGAAAAGCTCTTGTAATCTCTGCCAGAAACACcaacttcttcatcttcacaaTTCTCACCTCCCTTCCTCTCTTCTGTTTCTTGGTTTACTATGAATCTGTTCTCCAAAAATTCCTAGTTCAAATCTCAGAAATTCTAAAACAACCCCTTGATGACCTCGACTATGTTTGGATCATACCATTTGATACAACCAGAAAAATGAACAAAGAGTATACTGATGGGTTCATTCATCTGGGTCTTCTCTATCTGGTGCCTCTCCATCTCCTAGAGCTCAGCACCGTGCTCGTGGTTGTTGATTTGGCATCAAAGATGTACACAGAAGAGAGACCATTGATGACTCTCAAGGAGATGCTACATATACCCTTAGACAAAACAAGACTGAAGGGCACTTTTATAACATCTCTCTATTTCCTTGTCTTCTCAACTTGTGCTTTACTTGGATTGATATGGTTAGCAACAACATACTTTGTTGTATTCAAAGGCGCAATGTATGATTTGTTCTTTGCTGTATGGTGTGGGCCATCATTTGCAGCATTGCTAGCAATTTATTTGGCATGGAGTGCTGTGTGGAATGGGAGTCTTGTGATTTCAGTGTTGGAGGGGACATATGGCATCAAGGCATTTGCTCTAGCAATATATTTTAGCAGTGGGAGTGAGTGGAGAGGGATTCTTTTGATGCTTATGTTCTTTGCTTGGGAAGTAAGTTTAAGGTTGCCTTGCATCTATATCGGCTGCTATGGAAGAGGGATTAACTATATTGGTGTTGTTGCTCAGATTAGCTTGTTCTGCTTTGGGAATGTGGTGAAATGGGTCGCCTGCACGATATATTTCTGCGATTGCAAGAACCGGGCTTTAGAGAAGAGGTTGATGATGAAGGGTACAACAGGTGAAAGCTGTGGCTGA
- the LOC18792829 gene encoding uncharacterized protein LOC18792829, with protein MEMESNLIMKNPKLEAFGILRKALIISTRNTNFFIFIILTSLPLFCFLVYYESSLQKSLVEISKILNPLHNNVHGYNAYFNLSWSIPLDIATKLNKEFPYELTHLGLLYLVPLHLLKLSTVIVIVHLASKIYTEEIPTTMTFKEMVHRPFGKTRLKGTFVTYVYVLFLSTFTLLGLAWLGITYYALFRDFSFMDDRVSYAVLCWPSFVALLAMYLAWSSVWNVSVVISILEGTHGIKAFGQAIYLTSGCEWRGFILMLIFCAWEVGLRLPCLYIGSYERGNYIGLVAQVSLFCFGNVLKWVACMIYFYDCKNRALEKKLMMKSKKRVESCG; from the coding sequence ATGGAGATGGAAAGCAACCTTATCATGAAAAATCCGAAGCTTGAAGCCTTCGGTATTCTCAGAAAAGCTCTTATAATCTCTACAAGAAACACCAACTTCTTTATCTTCATCATTCTCACCTCCCTTCCTCTGTTCTGTTTCTTGGTTTACTATGAATCTTCTCTCCAAAAATCCCTGGTTGAAATCTCAAAAATTCTAAATCCACTCCACAACAATGTCCATGGTTACAATGCTTACTTCAACTTGAGTTGGTCAATACCATTAGACATAGCCACAAAATTGAACAAAGAGTTTCCTTATGAGTTGACTCATCTTGGTCTTCTCTATCTGGTGCCTCTCCATCTCCTAAAGCTCAGCACTGTGATTGTGATTGTCCATTTGGCATCAAAAATATACACAGAAGAGATACCGACAACGATGACTTTCAAAGAGATGGTACATAGACCCTTTGGCAAAACAAGACTGAAGGGCACATTTGTTACATATGTCTATGTTCTTTTCTTGTCAACTTTTACTCTTCTAGGATTGGCATGGTTAGGAATAACATACTATGCTCTCTTCAGGGACTTCAGCTTCATGGATGATCGTGTTTCCTATGCTGTTCTTTGTTGGCCATCTTTTGTAGCATTGCTAGCAATGTATTTGGCATGGAGTTCTGTATGGAATGTGAGTGttgtgatttcaattttggaGGGGACACATGGAATCAAGGCATTTGGTCAAGCAATATATCTCACCAGTGGTTGTGAGTGGAGAGGGTTTATTTTGATGCTTATTTTTTGTGCTTGGGAAGTAGGTTTAAGGTTGCCATGCCTCTACATTGGCAGCTATGAAAGAGGGAATTATATTGGTCTTGTTGCACAGGTTAGCTTGTTCTGCTTTGGGAATGTGCTGAAGTGGGTTGCCTGCATGATATATTTCTACGATTGCAAGAACCGGGCTTTAGAGAAGAAGCTAATGATGAAGAGTAAGAAGAGAGTTGAAAGCTGTGGATGA
- the LOC18791908 gene encoding uncharacterized protein LOC18791908 codes for MENPKFAEIKLWFLGTVGLIESAMKIPFRNPNFIALTLITSFPLFCMRLIHELPYNYQPSLIKEAIYQLGILTHDGGNMSWALNLTIQILEVYLSVFVDFLSALTTIYAASIICTSSERSTMGLRNLLRNSITKTRWHERMFTFLSVSFLCSLSSSVVDYWLYARPLLLPGCPTRLSRGLHLIVYGVAFAKWAEYSAWWNLSVVVSILEENRGIEAISASSKLTKGNRLRGLIWMLLYSVWRFKLPSVLATWTFPHILASYYLDTSFVCLGKVINWVVLTVYYYDCKTVTTRLP; via the coding sequence ATGGAGAACCCAAAATTTGCTGAGATTAAGCTATGGTTTCTTGGCACCGTAGGTCTAATCGAATCAGCCATGAAAATCCCATTTAGAAATCCCAATTTCATAGCCTTAACATTGATTACCTCCTTCCCACTATTTTGCATGAGATTAATACATGAATTGCCTTATAATTACCAGCCTAGTTTGATCAAGGAGGCAATATATCAGCTAGGAATTCTTACTCATGATGGAGGCAATATGTCGTGGGCTCTAAATCTGACCATTCAAATTCTGGAAGTTTACCTCTCTGTCTTTGTTGACTTCCTCAGTGCCCTCACAACTATCTATGCTGCCTCAATAATCTGTACCAGTAGTGAGAGGTCAACAATGGGTCTCCGAAATCTTCTTCGAAATTCAATAACCAAAACAAGGTGGCATGAGCGTATGTTTACATTCTTGTCTGTGTCCTTCTTGTGCTCTCTTTCCTCAAGTGTTGTAGACTATTGGCTTTATGCTAGGCCGTTACTTTTACCAGGCTGCCCAACTCGGTTGTCGCGGGGCTTGCATTTGATAGTTTATGGTGTGGCCTTTGCTAAATGGGCAGAGTACAGTGCCTGGTGGAACCTAAGTGTTGTTGTTTCCATTTTAGAGGAGAACAGAGGAATTGAAGCCATTTCAGCCTCATCAAAGTTAACCAAAGGAAATAGACTAAGAGGGCTCATTTGGATGCTTCTGTATTCTGTTTGGAGGTTCAAGTTGCCATCCGTCCTTGCCACATGGACTTTCCCACATATACTTGCATCCTATTACCTTGACACAAGCTTCGTGTGCCTGGGGAAGGTTATCAATTGGGTGGTTCTCACAGTTTATTACTACGATTGCAAAACTGTCACAACAAGGTTGCCATAA
- the LOC18791111 gene encoding serine/arginine-rich splicing factor RSZ21 isoform X1 has translation MARVYVGNLDPRVNERDLEDEFRMFGVLRGVWVARRPPGYAFIEFDDRRDALDAIQAVDGKNGWRVELSHNSKGGGGRGGGGGRGRGGGEDLRCYECGEPGHFARECRLRIGSRGLGSGRRRSPSPRRRRSPSYDGYGRRSYSPRRRRSPPRRRSVTPPRRGRSYSRSPPYRPARRASPYANGD, from the exons ATGGCTCGGGTTTATGTTGGGAATTTAGATCCTCGAGTGAATGAAAGGGATTTGGAAGATGAATTTCGGATGTTCGGTGTTCTTCGAGG TGTATGGGTGGCTCGAAGACCGCCCGGATATGCGTTTATTGAATTTGACGATCGCCGGGATGCTCTAGATGCAATTCAAGCTGTGGATG GAAAAAATGGTTGGCGTGTCGAGCTTTCTCACAATTCTAAGGGTGGTGGAGGccgtggtggtggtggaggacgCGGGCGCGGTGGAGGTGAGGACTTAAGGTGTTATGAGTGTGGTGAACCTGGTCATTTTGCTCGTGAATGTCGCTTGCGTATTGGTTCACGAGGATTGGGTAGCGGAAGGCGCCGAAGTCCATCTCCTCGACGCCGCAGAAGTCCCAGTTATGATGGTTATGGACGCAG GAGCTATAGTCCGCGTAGGAGAAGATCTCCTCCACGACGTCGTAGTGTCACACCTCCTCGACGTGGACGAAGCTACAGTAGGTCTCCTCCATATCGCCCTGCTCGTCGTGCTTCACCTTATGCCAATGG GGACTAA
- the LOC18791111 gene encoding serine/arginine-rich splicing factor RSZ21 isoform X2 — MARVYVGNLDPRVNERDLEDEFRMFGVLRGVWVARRPPGYAFIEFDDRRDALDAIQAVDGKNGWRVELSHNSKGGGGRGGGGGRGRGGGEDLRCYECGEPGHFARECRLRIGSRGLGSGRRRSPSPRRRRSPSYDGYGRRSYSPRRRRSPPRRRSVTPPRRGRSYSRSPPYRPARRASPYANG; from the exons ATGGCTCGGGTTTATGTTGGGAATTTAGATCCTCGAGTGAATGAAAGGGATTTGGAAGATGAATTTCGGATGTTCGGTGTTCTTCGAGG TGTATGGGTGGCTCGAAGACCGCCCGGATATGCGTTTATTGAATTTGACGATCGCCGGGATGCTCTAGATGCAATTCAAGCTGTGGATG GAAAAAATGGTTGGCGTGTCGAGCTTTCTCACAATTCTAAGGGTGGTGGAGGccgtggtggtggtggaggacgCGGGCGCGGTGGAGGTGAGGACTTAAGGTGTTATGAGTGTGGTGAACCTGGTCATTTTGCTCGTGAATGTCGCTTGCGTATTGGTTCACGAGGATTGGGTAGCGGAAGGCGCCGAAGTCCATCTCCTCGACGCCGCAGAAGTCCCAGTTATGATGGTTATGGACGCAG GAGCTATAGTCCGCGTAGGAGAAGATCTCCTCCACGACGTCGTAGTGTCACACCTCCTCGACGTGGACGAAGCTACAGTAGGTCTCCTCCATATCGCCCTGCTCGTCGTGCTTCACCTTATGCCAATGGGTAA
- the LOC18789976 gene encoding putative potassium transporter 12, whose protein sequence is MKEEDGIVERSERLVVRSGSGGGSDSRWVDGSEVDSESPPFSMLSENIGREGYGSLRRRLAKKPKRVDSFDVEAMEIAGGGSHHSKDASVWSTLALAFQTLGVVYGDMGTSPLYVFADVFSRVKIESDVDVLGALSIVIYTIALIPLAKYVFVVLKANDNGEGGTFALYSLICRYAKVNLLPNRQPADEHISSFRLKLPTPELKRALRIKETLERRSFLKTLLLLFVLMGTSMVIGDGILTPAISVMSAVSGLQGEVPGFGTTAVVVVSIIILVVLFNIQRFGTGKVGVMFSPILALWFFSLGSIGIYNLVKYDITVLKAFNPAYIYFFFKKNDKEAWLALGGCVLCITGAEAMFADLGHFSVRAIQIAFSFVVFPCLLLAYLGQAAYLMKYPDSASRIFYNSVPGILFWPVFVVATLAAMIASQAMISATFSCVKQSMALGCFPRLKIVHTSRRRMGQIYIPVINWFLMIMCIVVVSIFQSTTEIANAYGIAEVGVMMVSTTLVTLVMLLIWQTNLFLALCFPLVFGSVEFIYLCAVLSKIFEGGWLPLVFAICFLCVMYTWNYGSVLKYRSEVREKISMDFMTDLGSTLGTVRVPGIGLLYSELVQGIPSIFVQFLLSLPAIHSTIVFVCIKYVPVPVVPQEERFLFRRVCPKDYHMFRCIARYGYKDIRKEDQYAFEQLLVESLEKFLRREAQDLALESNLNDSDVDDVSPRSWDSGVPGGDEIEELKIPLMHNGRLQDVGTSTSEETTAGTALPSSVMPSDEDPSLEYELSALREAIDSGFTYLLAHGDVRAKKNSFFFKKLVINYFYAFLRKNCRAGAANMSVPHMNIIQVGMTYMV, encoded by the exons atgaaagaagaagatgggattGTGGAGAGAAGTGAGAGGTTGGTGGTTAGGAGTGGGAGTGGTGGCGGTAGTGACTCGAGGTGGGTTGATGGAAGCGAAGTGGATTCAGAGTCACCTCCATTTTCGATGCTTTCTGAAAATATTGGCAGAGAAGGATATGGATCTCTCAGGAGAAGGCTTGCCAAGAAGCCCAAGAGAGTTGACTCTTTTGATGTTGAAGCCATGGAGATTGCTGGTGGTGGTAGCCACCATTCTAAG GATGCTTCTGTTTGGAGCACTCTTGCTTTAGCATTCCAAACTCTCGGTGTGGTCTATGGTGACATGGGCACAAGCCCTTTATATGTCTTCGCTGATGTGTTCAGCAGGGTGAAAATCGAATCGGATGTTGACGTCTTGGGGGCTTTATCAATAGTGATCTATACAATTGCGCTTATACCCTTAGCGAAATATGTTTTTGTAGTTCTCAAAGCCAATGATAATGGAGAAG GAGGAACATTTGCATTGTACTCGCTGATATGTAGGTATGCAAAGGTTAATCTGCTGCCAAATCGTCAGCCAGCTGATGAACACATTTCAAGTTTTAGGCTCAAATTACCCACTCCAGAGTTGAAAAGGGCTTTGCGTATAAAAGAGACTTTAGAAAGGAGATCATTCTTGAAGACTCTCCTATTATTGTTCGTTTTGATGGGAACTTCAATGGTTATAGGGGATGGTATTCTAACCCCAGCAATATCAG TGATGTCTGCTGTGAGTGGCCTGCAGGGTGAAGTTCCAGGGTTTGGTACAA CTGCTGTGGTTGTTGTTTCAATCATAATCCTCGTGGTATTGTTCAACATACAGAGGTTTGGGACTGGCAAAGTGGGTGTCATGTTTTCTCCTATACTTGCTTTGTGGTTTTTCAGTCTTGGATCTATTGGAATTTACAATCTAGTGAAGTATGATATTACCGTCTTGAAGGCATTCAATCCtgcttatatttattttttcttcaagaagaACGATAAAGAAGCGTGGTTAGCTCTTGGTGGTTGTGTTCTGTGCATAACAG GAGCCGAAGCAATGTTTGCTGATTTAGGACATTTCTCTGTACGAGCCATACAG ATTGCCTTCAGTTTTGTGGTGTTCCCCTGCCTTCTCTTAGCTTACCTGGGCCAAGCAGCTTACCTGATGAAATACCCTGATTCTGCGTCTAGAATATTCTATAATTCTGTGCCAG GTATTCTTTTCTGGCCAGTCTTTGTGGTAGCCACCCTTGCTGCAATGATTGCCAGCCAAGCGATGATATCTGCTACATTTTCATGTGTTAAGCAATCCATGGCTCTTGGATGCTTTCCAAGGCTGAAGATAGTTCACACCTCAAGGAGGCGAATGGGCCAAATTTACATCCCTGTTATCAATTGGTTTTTAATGATCATGTGCATAGTTGTAGTTTCCATCTTCCAGAGCACGACAGAGATTGCCAATGCATACG GAATAGCTGAAGTTGGTGTCATGATGGTGAGCACCACCTTGGTGACACTTGTAATGCTTCTCATTTGGCAGACCAACTTGTTTCTGGCTCTGTGTTTCCCCCTTGTATTTGGATCAGTAGAGTTTATCTACTTGTGTGCAGTTTTATCGAAAATCTTTGAAGGTGGATGGCTGCCACTTGTTTTTGCCATTTGCTTCCTCTGCGTGATGTACACTTGGAACTATGGGAGTGTGTTGAAGTACCGAAGTGAGGTCAGGGAGAAGATATCCATGGACTTCATGACCGATCTTGGCTCCACTCTTGGGACCGTGAGAGTCCCAGGAATTGGATTGCTGTATAGTGAGCTTGTCCAAGGCATCCCATCCATTTTTGTGCAATTCCTTCTTAGCCTACCAGCCATCCATTCTACTATAGTTTTTGTCTGCATTAAGTATGTCCCAGTCCCAGTGGTCCCTCAGGAAGAAAGGTTTCTGTTTCGAAGAGTTTGCCCAAAAGACTACCATATGTTCCGCTGTATAGCCCGATATGGTTACAAAGATATTCGGAAGGAAGATCAATATGCATTTGAACAACTTCTTGTTGAAAGCCTGGAGAAGTTTTTGAGGAGGGAGGCTCAAGATCTTGCCTTGGAGAGCAATTTAAATGATTCAGACGTTGACGATGTTTCACCCAGATCATGGGATTCTGGAGTCCCAGGAGGTGATGAGATTGAGGAACTTAAAATTCCACTGATGCATAATGGAAGATTGCAAGACGTAGGAACTTCTACCTCAGAAGAAACTACTGCTGGTACAGCATTGCCGTCCAGTGTGATGCCATCAGATGAAGACCCAAGTCTGGAGTATGAGCTCTCTGCTCTTCGAGAAGCAATCGACTCGGGATTTACTTATTTGCTTGCACATGGAGATGTGAGAGCAAAGAAGAACTCATTTTTCTTCAAGAAGCTAGTCATAAACTACTTCTATGCATTCTTGAGGAAGAACTGCAGAGCAGGTGCTGCAAACATGAGTGTACCTCACATGAATATCATTCAAGTGGGAATGACTTACATGGTATGA